A single Triticum dicoccoides isolate Atlit2015 ecotype Zavitan chromosome 2A, WEW_v2.0, whole genome shotgun sequence DNA region contains:
- the LOC119355704 gene encoding general transcription factor IIH subunit 2-like has product MYGVGVGGGGGGFNAPSTASGRRKNQEDDDDEEEEETGDGRVLEAWERAYADDRSWEALQEDESGLLRPIDTKNLVHSQYRRRLLLRSAAAAARIQKGLIRYLYIVIDLSKAASEMDYRPSRMAVVAKCAEAFIREFFDQNPLSHVGLVTIKDGISHRLTEIGGSPESQINALMGKLECSGDSSLQNALELVNGYLNQIPSYGHKEVLFLYSALNTCDPGDIMETIEKCKKSKVRCSVIGLAAEIFICKHLCEETGGSYTVALDESHFKELLLEHAPPPPAIAEYAAANLIKMGFPQRGAEDLISICSCHKKIKSGAEGYICPRCKVNVCELPTECRTCGLTLVSSPHLARSYHHLFPVAPFDEVTFKLGQKGGQNCFGCQQSLINTGGQSNIHVCCPKCKHHFCFDCDIYIHESLHNCPGCESQCSSSR; this is encoded by the exons atgtacggcgtcggcgtcggcggcggcggaggcgggttCAACGCGCCGTCCACGGCCTCCGGGCGGCGCAAAAaccaggaggacgacgacgacgaggaggaggaggagaccggCGACGGCCGCGTCCTCGAGGCGTGGGAGCGCGCCTACGCCGACGACCGCTCGTGGGAGGCGCTGCAGGAGGACGAGTCCGGCCTGCTCCGCCCCATCGACACCAAGAACCTCGTCCACTCGCagtaccgccgccgcctcctgctccGCTCCGCGGCCGCCGCGGCCCGCATCCAGAAGGGCCTCAtccgctacctctacatcgtcaTCGACCTCTCCAAG GCAGCTTCAGAAATGGATTATCGCCCTAGTCGAATGGCTGTTGTTGCTAAGTGTGCTGAGGCATTCATAAGGGAATTCTTCGATCAGAATCCCTTGAGCCATGTTGGGTTAGTGACAATTAAAGATGGCATTTCTCATCGACTTACGGAGATTGGAGGGAGTCCAGAGTCACAGATTAACGCATTGATGGGCAAGCTTGAGTGTTCTGGTGATTCATCTCTGCAGAATGCTCTAGAACTTGTCAATGGTTACTTGAACCAGATTCCTTCCTATGGTCACAAGGAAGTATTATTTTTGTACTCCGCACTGAATACATGTGATCCTGGTGATATCATGGAGACAATAGAAAAATGCAAGAAATCCAAAGTTAGATGTTCGGTTATTGGGCTTGCTGCAGAAATTTTCATTTGCAAGCATCTCTGTGAAGAGACTGGTGGATCATATACGGTTGCACTAGACGAG TCCCACTTCAAGGAATTGCTGCTTgaacatgctcctccaccacctgcCATTGCAGAGTATGCTGCAGCTAATTTGATTAAGATGGGTTTTCCACAGAGGGGAGCAGAGGATCTTATCTCCATCTGCTCTTGTCATAAGAAAATTAAATCTGGTGCTGAAGGTTACATATGTCCCAGATGCAAAGTTAATGTCTGTGAGCTTCCGACGGAGTGCCGAACATGTGGTCTAACACTTGTTAGTTCTCCACATCTGGCACGATCctatcaccatctcttccctgTAGCGCCATTTGATGAGGTGACGTTCAAATTAGGTCAAAAGGGAGGACAAAATTGTTTTGGCTGCCAGCAGAGTCTCATTAACACCG GTGGCCAGTCTAATATCCATGTCTGCTGTCCAAAATGCAAGCACCACTTCTGCTTCGACTGTGATATTTACATCCATGAGAGCTTGCATAACTGCCCCGGTTGCGAGAGTCAGTGCAGTTCATCTCGGTAG
- the LOC119355705 gene encoding receptor-like serine/threonine-protein kinase ALE2, whose amino-acid sequence MRPRGAALLLLLAALSSVYVPLGTASSTTITAYLLGLWSRNHRHSVLSPAPAPSPGPQSASVYHPVHRHHRKRPRVAPPSSSPSFERQDCSGITCSAPLTSTPIGSPCGCVYPMQIQLDLSVAPYQLFPRVDELEIEIAAGTFLKQSQVRIMGAGGSIQDPDKTTVTIDLVPLGQKFDRTSALLISNRFLQKKVPIKSSIFGDYDVTYVHYPGLPSSVPNIPGSLGPISSNEYPFGANVHNGSHPKISSKIVAIIALSAVVFVLTCFGICIICKYKGRQKPHGIGHASNSSNTRKTGMRSSFSSMTSSTASFPSTIATCPRTVKTFSISELEKATDKFSFNRIIGEGGYGRVYRGIVEDGVEVAVKLLTGKHQNRDREFIAEVEMLSRLHHRNLVKLVGICVERSTRCLVFELVPNGSVESHLHGPDKIYGPLDFDTRMKIALGAARGLAYLHEDANPHVIHRDFKASNVLLENDFTAKVADFGLAKEASEGIEHISTQVMGTFGYVAPEYAMTGHLLVKSDVYSYGVVLLELLSGRKPVDMTQPPGSENLVTWARPLLTNREGLQLLADPSLPAASRDMEKLGKAAAIASMCVHVEAAQRPFMGEVVQALKLIYSGGNEETCSGSLGGGGGTPTEEEEESPWNDGGRSCSWHDDSDAPSWPCVPGAPRASAAAGYSSDLAEEPSARRPRSTPSAVLDRIESLAAYDWSGPLRTRARNFYRLRGSMSEHGHRPSDDGSVEGDWI is encoded by the exons ATGCGGCCGCGGGGAGCCgccctgctcctcctcctcgccgcgctCTCCTCCGTTTATG TGCCACTGGGAACGGCAAGCTCAACAACCATCACGGCCTATTTACTTGGATTATGGAGTAGAAATCATCGGCATTCGGTTCTTTCCCCTGCACCAGCCCCTTCTCCGGGGCCTCAAA GTGCCTCTGTTTATCACCCAGTGCATAGGCATCACAGAAAACGGCCTCGTGTCGCCCCACCGTCTTCGTCACCATCATTCGAAAGACAAG ATTGCAGTGGGATAACTTGTTCCGCTCCGCTCACTTCTACTCCAATCGGTTCCCCTTGTGGTTGTGTATATCCTATGCAAATTCAGCTCGATCTTAGTGTGGCGCCGTACCAGTTGTTCCCTAGAGTTGATGAGCTAGAAATCGAGATTGCAGCAGGTACATTCCTGAAACAGAGTCAAGTTCGGATAATGGGTGCTGGGGGCAGTATTCAAGATCCAGATAAGACTACGGTCACCATCGATTTGGTGCCACTAGGTCAGAAGTTTGATAGGACTTCAGCCTTGCTGATTAGCaacagatttttgcaaaagaaggtTCCTATAAAGTCATCTATTTTTGGTGATTATGATGTAACATATGTTCATTATCCTG GCCTTCCTTCTTCAGTACCTAATATCCCAGGATCCTTGGGTCCAATAAGCAGCAATGAGTATCCCTTTGGTGCAAATGTACACAATGGAAGCCATCCGAAGATTAGCTCCAAAATTGTCGCCATAATTGCTCTGTCAGCTGTTGTGTTTGTTTTGACATGTTTTGGCATCTGCATCATATGCAAATACAAAGGACGCCAAAAGCCTCATGGAATTGGTCATGCTTCAAATTCCTCGAACACCAGAAAAACAG GTATGAGGTCATCGTTCTCCAGTATGACTAGCTCGACAGCATCTTTTCCTTCGACTATAGCAACCTGCCCGCGCACGGTTAAGACATTCTCAATTTCTGAGCTTGAGAAGGCAACAGACAAATTTAGCTTCAACAGAATAATAGGTGAAGGAGGGTATGGACGTGTTTATCGCGGCATAGTTGAAGATGGAGTTGAGGTAGCTGTCAAATTGCTCACTGGGAAACATCAAAACAGAGACCGTGAGTTCATCGCAGAGGTTGAGATGCTAAGTCGTTTGCATCACCGCAATCTCGTCAAGTTGGTCGGTATATGCGTTGAACGGAGCACGCGGTGCTTGGTATTTGAGCTTGTGCCAAATGGAAGCGTGGAGTCACACCTGCATG GTCCAGATAAAATATATGGCCCACTTGACTTCGACACCAGAATGAAAATAGCGCTGGGTGCAGCAAGGGGTCTGGCCTACCTGCATGAGGATGCCAATCCCCATGTTATTCACCGTGATTTCAAGGCTAGTAATGTTCTACTGGAGAACGATTTCACCGCCAAGGTTGCGGATTTCGGGTTGGCGAAGGAAGCATCAGAAGGAATTGAGCACATTTCCACTCAGGTCATGGGAACTTTCGG GTACGTTGCCCCGGAGTATGCAATGACGGGGCATCTCCTTGTCAAGAGCGACGTGTACAGCTACGGCGTGGTGCTCCTGGAGCTCCTGTCGGGCCGGAAGCCGGTGGACATGACCCAGCCGCCAGGGTCCGAGAACCTGGTCACCTGGGCGCGCCCGCTGCTGACCAACCGGGAGGGCCTGCAGCTGCTGGCGGACCCGTCCCTGCCGGCGGCGAGCCGCGACATGGAGAAGCTGGGCAAGGCGGCGGCCATCGCGTCCATGTGCGTGCACGTGGAGGCGGCGCAGCGGCCGTTCATGGGCGAGGTGGTGCAGGCGCTGAAGCTGATCTACAGCGGCGGCAACGAGGAGACCTGCAGCGGCtccctgggcggcggcggcggcacgcccacggaggaggaggaggagtccccgTGGAACGACGGCGGCAGGAGCTGCTCGTGGCACGACGACAGCGACGCGCCGTCCTGGCCGTGCGTCCCCGGGGCGCCCCGCGCGAGCGCGGCCGCGGGCTACAGCTCGGACCTCGCGGAGGagccgtcggcgcggcggccgcggTCGACGCCGAGCGCCGTGCTGGACAGGATCGAGTCCCTGGCGGCGTACGACTGGTCCGGCCCGCTGAGGACCAGGGCCAGGAACTTCTACCGGCTGAGGGGCAGCATGAGCGAGCACGGCCACCGCCCTTCCGACGACGGCAGCGTCGAGGGCGACTGGATATAG